GCTTCGTCCGGCCGGGCGCTCAGTCCTCCGCCAAGGCCTCCTCCTGGGCCTCCCGGCGACCCGCCTTCCACTCCAGGCCCGCCCAGATGAAGTCCATCAGGTCCCCGTCCAGGACGTTCTGGGGGTCAAAGCGCATCAGGCCCGTCCGGTGGTCCTTCACGTACTGCTTGTCCAGGACGTAGCTCCGGATCTGGCTCCCCCACTCGATGGGCCGGACCTCCCCCCGGAGCTTCCTCAGCTCCTCCTGCTTCTTCTTCCACTCCAGCTCGAAGAGCCGGGACTTAAGCACCTTCAGGGCCAGCTCCTTGTTCTTGATCTGGCTCCGGGTGGTCTGGCAGGTGACCGTGATCCCGGTGGGGAGGTGGACCACCCGGACCGCGCTGTCCGTGGTGTTCACCCCCTGGCCCCCGTGGCCCTGGGCGCGGAAGACGTCTATCCTCAGGTCCTCGGGCCGGATGACCACCTCCACCGTGTCGTCCACCTCGGGCATCACCTCCACCCCGGCGAAGGAGGTGTGGCGACGCCCCGAGGCGTCAAAGGGGGAGGGGCGGACCAGACGGTGCACCCCTGCCTCGGGGGAGAGAAGTCCGTAGGCGTTCTCCCCCCGGACGATGATCTGGGCGTAGTCAATCCCCGCCTCCGCCCCCGGGGTCACGTCCACCACCTCCACCTGGAAGCCCTGCCGCTCGGCGAAGCGGGTGTACATCCTGAGGAGCATCTCCGCCCAGTCGCAGGCCTCCGTCCCCCCCGCCCCAGGCTGGATGGTGAGGATGGCGTTCTTCTCCGCGTGGGGGAAGGAGAGGAGGGTGGCGTGGTAGAGCTCGTCCAGCTTGGCCGCGGCCTCCTCCAGCTCCGGCCTTAGCGCCTCCCGCTCCTCGGCGGAAAGCTCCTCGTAAAGCTCCAAAAGCCCCTGGAGGTCGGACTCGAGGCCCCGGTAGGTCTCCACCGTCTTCCTGAGCCGGGCCGCCTCCTGAGCGGTCCTTCGGGCCTCCTCCGGCTGGCTCCACAGGGCCGGGTCCTGGAGCTTGGCGTCCAGTTCCTTCAAGCGGGCTTCTTTTCCCGGGATGTCAAAGATACCCCCTGAGGGCATCTAGTCTGTCCTGCAAGGCCTTTAGGTCCATACCTTTACCAGTATACCTGGAAGCGCCGGTCCTGCCAAGGGAGATTGATACAACCGCGCTCACATGATATGATAAGTAAGCTATGGAGATGCGGCTGGACCAGTGGGCAAGCGCCCTAAAGGAGAAGCACCCCGCGGGGCTGGACGGCCCGCGGGAGGTCCTGGCCGCGGCCCTGGAACGGGAGGGGCTCTCCCCCACTGAGGCGGGAAGGGTGGCGGAGGCCCTGGAACGGGCCGGCTACGCCCACCACCTGGCTGGGGAAAAGCCCCGCTGGTTCCTGAGCCGCGTCCCCCTGGACCTGAAAAGGCTCTTCCAAAGCCTGAGGGAGGAGTTCTGGTCCTTCGCCGGACCCAAGGAGGCCCGGGAGGAGGCCCTGGCCTTCATCCTGGCGAAGCTGGACGTGGACCGGAAGACGGCCGAGGAGGTTCTGTCGGCCCTCGAGGCCGCGGGGTATGCCGCCCTCACCTACGACCCCACCCTGGAGCGGGAGCGGTTCTTCTTCCGCTTCCCCGAGGCCCTGCGCACCCTGTAATGCCACCCCAGCTTGGCCCCGCGCCAAGCTGGGGGCCCCGGCATGCCACCCCGTCCCAGCTTGCGCTGGGACGGGGGCCCCGGTAAGCCACCCCATCCTGGCGTACGCCAGGATGGGGGCCCCGGTTAAGCCTTGCTCAGGGCTTCTGGCAAGGCCAAGCGCGTGAAGAGAAGGGCAAAAAGGGTATGAAAAAACCCGGGCCCTCAGGGCCCGGGGGCACCCCAAGGCACGGCGCCTTACTTCAGCTCCACCACCGCGCCCACGGCCTCGAGCTTCTTCTTGATCTCCTCGGCCTCCTGCTTGGAGACGCCCTCCTTGACGGGGCCGCCCTTCTCCGCCAGGTCCTTGGCCTCCTTCAGGCCGAGGCCGGTGATGGCGCGAAGCTCCTTGATGACCTCGAGCTTCTTCGCCCCCGCCTCCTTGAGGATGACGTCAAACTCGGTCTTCTCCTCCACCGGGGCCGCGGCCTGGGCCGCCGCGGGAGCGGCCGCTACGGCCACGGGGGCCGCCGCGGTCA
This genomic stretch from Thermus filiformis harbors:
- the prfB gene encoding peptide chain release factor 2 (programmed frameshift), translating into MDLKALQDRLDALRGYLDIPGKEARLKELDAKLQDPALWSQPEEARRTAQEAARLRKTVETYRGLESDLQGLLELYEELSAEEREALRPELEEAAAKLDELYHATLLSFPHAEKNAILTIQPGAGGTEACDWAEMLLRMYTRFAERQGFQVEVVDVTPGAEAGIDYAQIIVRGENAYGLLSPEAGVHRLVRPSPFDASGRRHTSFAGVEVMPEVDDTVEVVIRPEDLRIDVFRAQGHGGQGVNTTDSAVRVVHLPTGITVTCQTTRSQIKNKELALKVLKSRLFELEWKKKQEELRKLRGEVRPIEWGSQIRSYVLDKQYVKDHRTGLMRFDPQNVLDGDLMDFIWAGLEWKAGRREAQEEALAED
- the rplL gene encoding 50S ribosomal protein L7/L12, translated to MALDIERIKQELSQATVLELKQLIDVLKEEWGVTAAAPVAVAAAPAAAQAAAPVEEKTEFDVILKEAGAKKLEVIKELRAITGLGLKEAKDLAEKGGPVKEGVSKQEAEEIKKKLEAVGAVVELK